From a region of the uncultured Desulfatiglans sp. genome:
- a CDS encoding hypothetical protein (Evidence 5 : Unknown function) — translation MEACQRTREAVSFLMLSNLLRGKEGKGLE, via the coding sequence TTGGAAGCGTGTCAGCGGACACGGGAAGCGGTCTCTTTTCTGATGCTTAGCAACCTCTTACGGGGGAAAGAAGGGAAAGGACTTGAATAG
- a CDS encoding hypothetical protein (Evidence 5 : Unknown function), whose product MLCEHWDWRHPNEQLKGMACCALLLKLEEKKLVNLPPPLATRLMGSPVRLFDAATATTPRRFTERSPSLVL is encoded by the coding sequence GTGCTGTGTGAGCACTGGGACTGGCGGCACCCGAACGAACAACTCAAAGGGATGGCCTGCTGTGCGCTGCTGCTCAAGCTCGAAGAAAAAAAGCTCGTCAACCTCCCCCCGCCTTTGGCCACAAGACTCATGGGAAGCCCTGTAAGGCTGTTCGACGCAGCTACAGCTACGACACCTCGGAGATTCACGGAACGGTCTCCGAGTTTGGTTCTTTGA
- a CDS encoding hypothetical protein (Evidence 5 : Unknown function), translating into MNRAIFEALLAGLKTFNLGWNLAKSAVLWPAFRSRGYCTEFPPAKRIMVLAPHMDDEVIGCGGAIHRHARRGGRTTCVFLTNGAAGLSGAERESVYATRRRESGRAALILGIDRLVFCGRPDGRLKSDPDLERRIRDIIDEERPEILLLPYPFDPHPDHRAAFGVLADATRAMPESEIHLLLYQIRTPIPWRTISVVLDISHELSAKHEAFAAFASQPERTFKTVLHLGSCQRFLIGVKPRAVEVFASLSLSNAGRVGYNLPFQGPQVSRILCVGRHALRRGRLLHTHPLKEADGWKNIA; encoded by the coding sequence TTGAATAGGGCTATTTTCGAAGCACTCCTGGCCGGCTTGAAAACCTTCAACCTCGGCTGGAATCTGGCGAAGTCAGCAGTGCTTTGGCCTGCGTTCAGGTCCAGAGGCTATTGCACGGAGTTTCCACCTGCAAAGCGCATCATGGTCTTGGCGCCGCACATGGATGACGAAGTGATCGGGTGCGGGGGAGCGATTCATCGTCACGCGCGGCGAGGGGGAAGGACAACCTGCGTGTTCCTGACCAACGGGGCCGCCGGCCTCAGTGGGGCGGAACGGGAAAGCGTCTATGCCACGCGCCGCAGGGAAAGCGGTCGGGCGGCGCTGATACTCGGCATCGACCGGTTGGTCTTCTGTGGACGTCCGGATGGGCGCTTGAAATCCGATCCGGACCTCGAACGCCGGATCCGAGACATCATCGACGAGGAAAGGCCGGAGATCCTATTACTCCCTTACCCCTTCGACCCGCACCCCGATCATCGCGCCGCTTTCGGGGTTCTGGCCGACGCCACCCGCGCCATGCCCGAATCTGAGATCCACCTCCTCCTTTATCAGATCCGGACACCCATCCCCTGGAGAACCATAAGTGTTGTTCTGGATATCTCCCATGAACTTTCTGCCAAACACGAAGCATTCGCCGCCTTTGCATCCCAACCGGAGAGAACCTTCAAAACCGTTTTGCATCTGGGCAGCTGCCAGCGCTTTCTGATCGGAGTCAAACCGAGAGCTGTGGAGGTCTTTGCCTCGCTCAGCCTTTCAAACGCAGGCCGCGTCGGCTATAATCTGCCGTTCCAGGGTCCGCAGGTCAGCCGGATCCTTTGCGTCGGGCGGCATGCCCTGCGCCGGGGAAGGCTTCTGCATACGCATCCGTTGAAGGAAGCAGATGGCTGGAAGAACATCGCCTGA
- a CDS encoding conserved hypothetical protein (Evidence 4 : Unknown function but conserved in other organisms), producing the protein MACLGWGSAAWKVECRDRFIGWQPRTREANLYKVVNNVRFLILNWVSLEHLASKLLSANIRMLPGDWQAFYRHPVALLETFVDTTRFQSTRYRAGNWVYAGPTKGRGRYDRSNRCMEPVKTVYLYPLGKRFREVLHA; encoded by the coding sequence GTGGCTTGCCTCGGTTGGGGCTCAGCGGCCTGGAAGGTGGAGTGCCGCGACCGGTTCATCGGTTGGCAGCCCCGTACCAGGGAAGCGAACCTCTACAAGGTCGTCAATAACGTCCGGTTCCTGATTCTGAACTGGGTTTCGCTGGAGCACTTGGCCTCGAAGCTCCTGAGCGCCAACATCCGGATGCTTCCGGGGGACTGGCAGGCGTTTTACCGCCATCCCGTTGCCCTGCTCGAAACCTTCGTGGATACGACCCGTTTCCAGAGCACCCGCTACCGGGCAGGCAACTGGGTTTATGCAGGACCGACCAAGGGGCGTGGACGCTACGACCGCTCTAACCGGTGCATGGAACCGGTCAAGACGGTCTACCTCTACCCGCTTGGCAAGCGTTTCCGGGAGGTGCTCCATGCCTGA
- a CDS encoding hypothetical protein (Evidence 5 : Unknown function), translated as MATKPQKVDAVYLWVDGEDATFHRLRNAAVRSGANEKSFARRHFRDSGELRHSLRSLESHASWVDKVHIVHQDGLPSWLDLSNPRIRTIRHEEIFPDPSVLPTFNSCAIELNLHRIPGLSRRFLYFNDDLFLGRDLPFPDYAAPERRQRFFLEPNPISLWTWTKPVHDKAYAFTLRRIRRFLGRKRYNECLQALASTRRGWRALLPLRCLLPAHVPQLYNREVLSELETLFSDEYQKTRAHRFRAPEDIVFRILYSFYLVDKEALEPRLLDWDSPAYAFVRLESDPAKMKRAFDRITAIDPAFICVNDDLNDFPEEHPSLCLWREFMEKRYPVPSGFEKKTARRSRAVRESGKGKTEVVASSLAD; from the coding sequence TTGGCAACGAAACCGCAAAAGGTCGACGCCGTCTACCTCTGGGTGGACGGGGAGGATGCAACCTTTCACAGGCTGCGGAACGCAGCCGTACGGAGCGGTGCGAACGAAAAATCTTTTGCAAGACGGCATTTCAGGGACAGCGGCGAATTGCGGCACTCGCTTCGCTCCCTGGAATCCCATGCTTCCTGGGTCGACAAGGTCCACATCGTTCACCAGGACGGTCTACCTTCATGGCTGGACCTCTCCAACCCGCGCATTCGAACGATTCGGCACGAAGAGATCTTCCCTGACCCTTCTGTCCTCCCCACCTTCAATTCCTGCGCCATCGAATTGAACCTCCACCGCATTCCCGGCCTATCCCGGCGATTTCTTTACTTCAACGACGATCTCTTTCTGGGGCGGGATCTACCCTTCCCAGACTACGCTGCCCCAGAACGCAGACAGCGTTTCTTCCTCGAGCCCAACCCCATTTCCCTCTGGACGTGGACAAAACCCGTTCACGACAAGGCCTACGCGTTCACGCTGAGACGTATACGCCGCTTTCTGGGAAGAAAACGCTACAACGAGTGCCTCCAGGCACTGGCCTCGACCAGACGCGGCTGGCGAGCGCTCCTGCCTCTACGCTGCCTGCTGCCGGCCCATGTCCCCCAACTCTACAACCGAGAAGTGCTTTCCGAACTCGAGACGCTCTTCTCCGATGAATACCAAAAAACAAGGGCTCACAGGTTTCGCGCTCCAGAGGATATCGTTTTCAGGATACTCTACAGCTTTTACCTCGTCGACAAAGAGGCCCTGGAACCCCGGCTCCTGGATTGGGATTCCCCGGCCTACGCCTTTGTCCGACTGGAGTCCGATCCCGCCAAAATGAAAAGGGCCTTTGACCGCATCACAGCCATCGACCCCGCTTTCATCTGCGTCAACGACGACCTGAATGACTTCCCGGAAGAGCATCCTTCCCTCTGCCTTTGGCGTGAATTCATGGAAAAACGCTATCCGGTTCCCTCGGGCTTCGAAAAAAAGACCGCTCGAAGATCCCGAGCCGTGCGTGAATCTGGGAAGGGAAAGACTGAGGTTGTTGCCTCTTCTCTTGCTGATTGA
- a CDS encoding hypothetical protein (Evidence 5 : Unknown function) produces MDEACIWKRQDKRNKESYQKNRGKNKKLRQGSVRRYLCILSQIPGMDQDVYGTLVESAEAKGYPVQRVERIPQECSLHDSSFISASSSGTSTVQ; encoded by the coding sequence ATGGATGAGGCGTGCATATGGAAGCGGCAGGACAAACGTAATAAAGAATCCTACCAAAAAAACCGGGGAAAGAACAAGAAGCTCAGGCAGGGATCTGTCCGGAGGTATCTCTGCATCTTGAGCCAAATCCCCGGCATGGACCAGGACGTTTACGGGACCTTGGTGGAATCGGCTGAGGCGAAAGGGTATCCTGTGCAAAGAGTCGAGCGCATCCCGCAGGAGTGCAGCCTGCACGATTCGAGTTTCATATCGGCGAGTTCTTCTGGTACGTCGACGGTGCAGTAG
- a CDS encoding hypothetical protein (Evidence 5 : Unknown function), which produces MSILYCETWDVLPGKGTDYGRFISDTYIPTMTSLGLVSVGGYYVEVGFGPRIIGVNSTETLQEMVAIIGNRRFHALNNELRSLVINYRRYVLYPTGNVKRERYTIQKGVWKFNQYYDIRPGKRELYNDFVIREHLPVMQTIDYVEVTGGWNVLFGGTSQIVAEFTVKDPENIGKLLKNEAFRDVSMRLKNEFVDNYHTRILRCTERFDDLKWVRL; this is translated from the coding sequence ATGTCCATTCTATATTGTGAGACATGGGATGTATTGCCTGGCAAAGGGACTGACTACGGCCGGTTCATATCGGATACCTATATCCCGACGATGACGTCCCTGGGCCTTGTCTCTGTTGGAGGGTATTATGTCGAGGTCGGATTCGGCCCCCGGATCATCGGTGTAAACTCGACTGAAACGCTGCAGGAAATGGTGGCGATTATAGGGAACCGCCGGTTTCATGCCCTCAACAACGAGCTGAGATCGCTCGTTATCAACTACAGGCGATACGTACTGTATCCAACAGGCAATGTAAAACGGGAGAGATACACGATTCAGAAGGGTGTCTGGAAATTCAACCAATACTATGACATCAGACCGGGAAAAAGGGAGCTTTATAATGATTTCGTGATCCGCGAACACCTGCCTGTGATGCAGACCATCGATTACGTGGAAGTGACCGGGGGGTGGAACGTCTTGTTCGGCGGAACGAGCCAGATCGTCGCGGAGTTTACGGTGAAAGACCCTGAAAATATAGGAAAACTACTCAAGAATGAGGCTTTCAGGGATGTGTCCATGAGACTGAAGAACGAATTTGTGGACAACTACCACACCAGGATTCTTCGCTGCACCGAGCGATTCGATGACCTGAAATGGGTGAGGCTTTAA
- a CDS encoding hypothetical protein (Evidence 5 : Unknown function), translating to MKIDMVRRTPDEGLWDQLVDKYHYLGSPRIVGAYLKVPRLPGCTPGGLPRLGLSGLEGGVPRPVHRLAAPYQGSEPLQGRQ from the coding sequence TTGAAAATCGACATGGTCCGGCGAACCCCGGATGAAGGCCTGTGGGATCAACTGGTCGACAAGTACCATTACCTGGGGAGCCCCCGAATCGTCGGTGCATACCTGAAAGTACCTCGCCTACCTGGATGCACACCTGGTGGCTTGCCTCGGTTGGGGCTCAGCGGCCTGGAAGGTGGAGTGCCGCGACCGGTTCATCGGTTGGCAGCCCCGTACCAGGGAAGCGAACCTCTACAAGGTCGTCAATAA